One genomic region from Leifsonia sp. Root1293 encodes:
- a CDS encoding branched-chain amino acid ABC transporter permease → MLVGLLFAFLTLSAFNASPAQADEVGTEYDYTFVGNVQFDQEPLEGVEITVSGNGYKATVKTDADGKWKIGVPEKAAYKITLDEDTLPKGVVVAKGGSTIEAEFALTATKAVNFFLGEGQRVTTSFFDQFVQRVVNGLNFGLLLALAAIGVSLIFGTTGLSNFAHAEMITFGALMTLTFGVDLAWPLWIAIIIALVLSAGLGWTLDAMIWKPLRRKGVGIIQLMIVSIGLSLALRYVYQFFYGGATQQLPGATLPSDIRFGAVALSWVDVASMIISIVVLLGVAYFLLRTRVGKATRAVSDNPSLASASGIDVDRVIRIVWVLGGLLAGLSGILYAYARPGVSWDMGFQILLLVFAAVTLGGLGTAFGALVGSIIVGLFTELTTLWLPSDLKYVGALIVLILILLFRPQGILGRKERIG, encoded by the coding sequence ATCCTCGTCGGTCTCTTGTTCGCATTTCTCACATTGAGCGCATTCAACGCCTCACCAGCCCAGGCGGACGAGGTGGGCACCGAGTACGACTACACGTTCGTCGGCAACGTCCAATTCGACCAAGAGCCGCTGGAGGGCGTGGAGATCACGGTCTCCGGCAACGGCTACAAGGCGACGGTGAAGACGGATGCCGATGGCAAGTGGAAGATCGGAGTTCCGGAGAAGGCGGCCTACAAGATCACCCTCGACGAGGACACCCTTCCCAAGGGCGTCGTCGTGGCCAAGGGCGGTTCGACCATCGAGGCCGAGTTCGCCCTCACCGCGACGAAGGCGGTCAACTTCTTCCTCGGTGAGGGGCAGCGCGTCACGACGAGCTTCTTCGACCAGTTCGTGCAGCGCGTGGTCAACGGCCTCAACTTCGGTCTCCTCCTGGCCCTGGCCGCGATCGGCGTCTCGCTGATCTTCGGCACGACCGGCCTGTCGAACTTCGCGCACGCGGAGATGATCACCTTCGGTGCTCTCATGACGCTCACCTTCGGCGTCGACCTGGCCTGGCCGCTCTGGATCGCGATCATCATCGCCCTGGTGCTGAGCGCCGGCCTCGGCTGGACTCTCGACGCCATGATCTGGAAACCGCTGCGCCGCAAGGGCGTCGGGATCATCCAGCTCATGATCGTGAGCATCGGCCTCTCCCTCGCCCTGCGCTACGTCTACCAGTTCTTCTACGGTGGAGCCACGCAGCAGCTGCCCGGCGCGACCCTGCCGAGCGACATCCGCTTCGGCGCCGTCGCCCTGTCATGGGTCGACGTGGCCAGCATGATCATCTCGATCGTCGTGCTCCTCGGTGTCGCCTACTTCCTGCTGCGCACCCGCGTCGGCAAGGCGACCCGCGCAGTGTCCGACAACCCGAGCCTCGCCTCGGCCAGCGGCATCGACGTCGACAGGGTCATCCGCATCGTCTGGGTGCTCGGAGGCCTGCTCGCCGGACTCTCCGGCATCCTGTACGCCTACGCCCGCCCGGGTGTGAGCTGGGACATGGGCTTCCAGATCCTGCTGCTCGTGTTCGCAGCCGTGACCCTGGGTGGTCTCGGTACGGCGTTCGGTGCGCTGGTCGGGTCGATCATCGTCGGCCTCTTCACGGAGCTCACGACCCTGTGGCTCCCGTCGGACCTCAAGTACGTGGGAGCACTCATCGTCCTGATCCTCATCCTGCTGTTCCGACCGCAGGGCATCCTGGGTCGCAAAGAGAGAATCGGTTAG
- a CDS encoding ABC transporter substrate-binding protein: MRTHRSVALAAVVAGALLLTGCTAEGEPKPTPTATQTPAPVIPGDGSLRLMTVLDMAGKPADVSQAQVAGVELAVRELDEQGGVLGAPVVVVHRSTSTGAADIVKELADRSIDVVLWAAVGDIPEEITAVSGTTTVVRIGPAGWKPDKSFSARLKSADPGAISLWGGPEAYDTTMRVALAATEADNDSGSAVAEAITAVSSGGFSCVSFGECAAALADDASIVYAGVTGTGGLAQATPEPEPSPTKAKKK; the protein is encoded by the coding sequence ATGAGGACCCACCGTTCGGTTGCGCTGGCGGCTGTCGTGGCAGGAGCATTGCTGCTCACGGGCTGCACGGCCGAGGGCGAACCGAAGCCGACGCCGACTGCCACCCAGACCCCGGCGCCCGTCATCCCCGGCGACGGATCGCTGCGCCTGATGACGGTTCTCGACATGGCAGGCAAGCCTGCAGACGTCTCCCAGGCGCAGGTCGCCGGAGTCGAGCTGGCCGTGCGCGAGCTCGACGAACAGGGCGGAGTGCTCGGAGCTCCCGTCGTCGTCGTGCACCGCTCGACGTCGACGGGTGCCGCCGACATCGTGAAGGAGCTCGCCGATCGCAGCATCGACGTGGTGCTCTGGGCGGCGGTGGGCGACATCCCCGAGGAGATCACCGCCGTCAGCGGTACCACGACTGTCGTGCGCATCGGCCCGGCGGGCTGGAAGCCGGACAAGTCGTTCTCGGCCAGGCTGAAGTCCGCCGATCCCGGAGCGATATCGCTCTGGGGCGGTCCGGAGGCCTATGACACCACGATGCGGGTGGCCCTGGCCGCGACAGAGGCGGACAACGATTCCGGAAGCGCGGTCGCCGAGGCGATCACGGCGGTCTCGAGCGGCGGCTTCTCGTGCGTCAGCTTCGGTGAATGCGCCGCGGCGCTCGCCGACGACGCCTCCATCGTCTACGCGGGGGTCACGGGAACCGGTGGCCTCGCGCAGGCCACTCCCGAACCCGAGCCGAGTCCCACGAAGGCCAAGAAGAAGTAG
- a CDS encoding branched-chain amino acid ABC transporter permease yields MDWIQIFSNASQELISPTTAAYALAALGLAIHFGYTGLLNFGQAGFMALGAYGYAISILTFGFPVWAAVLVGVGASVVFALILGIPTLRLRADYLAIVTIAAAEILRLLFTTGTWESVTGSASGLQGYKGSFGALNPFTFEGTVGFGPFQYNAYDWWIRLVGWTVVIVAGILTWLIMRSPWGRVIKGIREDEDAVRALGKNVYSYKMQSLVLGGVFGTLAGMIFVLPRAVVPANYQTSLTFFIYAILLLGGAATILGPIIGSMIFWVLLSFFSGFIARAVEAGWLPFMTQVQAGQLRFILVGVAIMLIVIFRPQGIFGNKKELAFVK; encoded by the coding sequence ATCGACTGGATTCAGATCTTCTCCAATGCCTCGCAGGAACTCATCAGCCCGACGACGGCCGCCTACGCGCTCGCCGCGCTCGGCCTCGCGATCCACTTCGGATACACGGGCCTGCTGAACTTCGGCCAGGCGGGCTTCATGGCCCTCGGCGCGTACGGGTACGCCATCTCGATCCTCACCTTCGGCTTCCCCGTCTGGGCGGCCGTGCTGGTGGGAGTCGGGGCGTCGGTGGTCTTCGCACTGATCCTCGGTATTCCGACCCTCCGCCTGCGTGCCGACTACCTCGCCATCGTGACAATCGCGGCAGCCGAGATCCTGCGACTGCTCTTCACCACGGGAACGTGGGAGTCCGTCACGGGTTCCGCCAGCGGCCTCCAGGGCTACAAGGGCAGCTTCGGCGCCCTCAACCCCTTCACCTTCGAGGGCACCGTCGGCTTCGGGCCGTTCCAGTACAACGCCTACGACTGGTGGATCCGCCTCGTCGGCTGGACCGTCGTGATCGTCGCCGGCATCCTCACCTGGCTCATCATGCGCAGCCCGTGGGGCCGTGTCATCAAGGGCATCCGTGAGGACGAGGACGCCGTGCGCGCCCTCGGCAAGAATGTGTACTCCTACAAGATGCAGAGCCTCGTGCTCGGTGGTGTCTTCGGAACCCTCGCCGGCATGATCTTCGTGCTGCCGCGTGCTGTGGTTCCCGCGAACTACCAGACCTCGCTCACCTTCTTCATCTACGCGATCCTGCTGCTCGGTGGTGCAGCCACCATCCTCGGACCGATCATCGGCTCGATGATCTTCTGGGTGCTGCTGTCGTTCTTCTCGGGCTTCATCGCCCGAGCCGTGGAGGCCGGCTGGCTGCCCTTCATGACCCAGGTGCAGGCTGGACAGCTGCGCTTCATCCTCGTCGGAGTGGCGATCATGTTGATCGTGATCTTCAGACCCCAGGGCATCTTCGGAAACAAGAAGGAGTTGGCCTTTGTCAAGTGA
- the guaB gene encoding IMP dehydrogenase, translated as MGEHDPFGFIGLTYDDVLLLPGHTDVIPSDADTRSQLTRRIDVATPLLSAAMDTVTEARMAIAMARQGGIGILHRNLSIADQAEMVDRVKRSESGMVSNPVTTTPDASVADVDALCATYRVSGLPVVDEAGKLVGIISNRDIRFVADFEKSSTKVSEVMTHMPLITGRVGMNPDEALAIFAKHKVEKLPLVDDEGYLTGLITVKDFDKSEQYPNATKDSEGRLRVGAAMGFFGDAWERAEALRDAGVDVLVVDTANGESAGVLDIIRRIKSDPTFAHIDVIGGNVATRDGAQALVDAGADAVKVGVGPGSICTTRVVAGVGVPQITAIYEASKATRPAGVPLIADGGLQYSGDIAKALVAGADTVMLGSLLAGTAESPGELIFQNGKQFKTYRGMGSLGALQTRGKKTSYSKDRYFQADVPSDDKLIPEGIEGQVPFRGPLSAVAYQLIGGLRQSMFYVGARTVEELKAKGKFVRITPAGLKESHPHDVQIVVEAPNYTR; from the coding sequence ATGGGCGAGCACGATCCCTTCGGCTTCATCGGTCTGACCTACGACGACGTGCTGCTCCTGCCCGGACACACCGACGTGATCCCGAGCGACGCGGACACCCGCTCGCAGTTGACCCGGCGCATCGACGTGGCGACACCGCTGCTCTCCGCCGCGATGGACACCGTCACCGAGGCGCGCATGGCCATCGCCATGGCCCGCCAGGGTGGTATCGGCATCCTGCACCGCAATCTCTCGATCGCCGACCAGGCAGAGATGGTCGACAGGGTGAAGCGCAGCGAATCCGGTATGGTCTCCAACCCGGTGACGACGACTCCGGATGCCTCCGTCGCCGATGTCGACGCCCTCTGCGCGACGTATAGGGTGAGCGGCCTTCCCGTCGTCGACGAGGCCGGCAAGCTCGTCGGCATCATCTCGAACCGCGACATCAGGTTCGTCGCCGACTTCGAGAAGAGCTCGACGAAGGTGAGCGAGGTCATGACCCACATGCCGCTCATCACCGGTCGCGTCGGCATGAACCCCGACGAGGCTCTCGCGATCTTCGCCAAGCACAAGGTCGAGAAGCTGCCCCTCGTCGACGACGAGGGATACCTCACCGGTCTCATCACGGTGAAGGACTTCGACAAGAGCGAGCAGTACCCGAACGCCACCAAGGACTCCGAGGGGCGCCTCCGCGTCGGCGCGGCCATGGGGTTCTTCGGCGACGCCTGGGAGCGCGCCGAGGCGCTGCGCGACGCCGGCGTCGACGTTCTCGTGGTCGACACGGCCAACGGCGAGAGCGCGGGCGTGCTCGACATCATCCGTCGCATCAAGAGCGATCCCACGTTCGCCCACATCGACGTCATCGGCGGCAACGTCGCGACCCGCGATGGCGCCCAGGCCCTGGTGGATGCCGGAGCCGATGCCGTGAAGGTCGGCGTCGGACCCGGATCGATCTGCACCACGCGCGTCGTCGCAGGCGTCGGCGTTCCGCAGATCACGGCCATCTACGAGGCATCCAAGGCCACTCGGCCGGCCGGCGTCCCCCTGATCGCCGACGGAGGCCTGCAGTACTCGGGCGACATCGCCAAGGCGCTCGTCGCCGGAGCCGACACCGTGATGCTCGGGTCCCTCCTCGCCGGAACGGCCGAGAGCCCCGGCGAACTGATCTTCCAGAACGGCAAGCAGTTCAAGACCTACCGCGGCATGGGCTCCCTCGGAGCACTCCAGACGCGCGGCAAGAAGACCTCGTATTCCAAGGACCGGTACTTCCAGGCCGACGTGCCGAGCGACGACAAGCTGATCCCCGAGGGCATCGAGGGCCAGGTGCCGTTCCGCGGACCCCTCTCCGCCGTCGCGTACCAGCTGATCGGCGGACTGCGCCAGTCGATGTTCTACGTGGGCGCTCGCACCGTGGAGGAGTTGAAGGCGAAGGGCAAGTTCGTGCGCATCACGCCGGCTGGCCTGAAGGAGTCGCACCCGCACGACGTGCAGATCGTGGTCGAGGCGCCCAACTACACGCGCTGA
- a CDS encoding ABC-F family ATP-binding cassette domain-containing protein, with translation MGYIDVSDVSFTLPDGRPLLDAVSFRVGEGVTGALIGANGAGKSTLLRIIRRELAPDAGVVSLAGGLGVMDQFVGHAASGTVHDLLVSVAPVRVRGAAIELEASENALIEHDDTATQMRYATALADYADAGGYDQETVWDTCTIAALGIPWDRARYRDVTSLSGGEQKRLALEALFRGPEEVLLLDEPDNYLDVPGKRWLEEQLRATRKTVLLVSHDRELLARAADRILTVELGAAGNTVWVHGGGFGDYHEARDARMDRLDELRRRWDEEHAKLRTLVQTLKTKATYNDGMASRYQAAQTRLRKFEEAGPPEERPPAQDVSMRLRGARTGKRAVVCERLELTGLMRPFDLEVWYGERVAVLGSNGSGKSHFLRALARGGTEPDRMLGHVTSIGQGLAPVPHTGRAVLGARVVPGWFAQTHHHPELAGRTLLDILHRGDEGRTGLPREAASSALDRYGLVRSAQQNFESLSGGQQARMQILLLELSGATLLLLDEPTDNLDLVSAEALEEGLAAFDGTVLAVTHDRWFARGFDRYLVFGADGEVYESDQPVWDEARVARAR, from the coding sequence ATGGGCTACATCGACGTCAGCGACGTCTCCTTCACCCTTCCCGACGGCAGGCCCCTGCTCGATGCGGTGTCGTTCCGCGTCGGCGAGGGCGTGACCGGTGCTCTCATCGGCGCCAACGGCGCAGGCAAGTCGACGCTGCTGCGCATCATCCGTCGCGAGCTGGCCCCGGATGCCGGTGTCGTCTCCTTGGCCGGCGGCCTCGGCGTCATGGACCAGTTCGTCGGGCATGCGGCATCCGGCACCGTGCACGACCTGCTCGTGTCGGTCGCCCCGGTGCGGGTCAGGGGAGCGGCGATCGAGCTGGAGGCGAGCGAGAACGCGCTCATCGAGCACGACGACACCGCCACCCAGATGCGCTATGCCACGGCGCTCGCCGACTACGCCGACGCTGGCGGCTACGACCAGGAGACGGTCTGGGACACCTGCACGATTGCGGCTCTGGGCATCCCCTGGGACCGAGCCCGCTACCGCGACGTCACCTCGCTCTCGGGCGGTGAGCAGAAGCGGCTCGCCCTCGAGGCCCTGTTCCGCGGCCCGGAGGAGGTGCTCCTGCTCGACGAGCCGGACAACTACCTCGACGTGCCGGGCAAGCGCTGGCTCGAGGAGCAGCTGCGCGCGACCCGCAAGACCGTGCTGCTCGTCTCGCACGATCGCGAGCTGCTGGCTCGCGCGGCCGACCGCATCCTGACGGTCGAACTCGGTGCGGCCGGCAACACCGTCTGGGTGCACGGCGGAGGGTTCGGCGACTACCACGAGGCCCGCGACGCCCGCATGGACAGGCTCGACGAGCTGCGTCGGCGCTGGGACGAGGAGCACGCGAAGCTGCGCACGCTCGTGCAGACGTTGAAGACCAAAGCCACGTACAACGACGGGATGGCGTCGCGGTACCAGGCCGCCCAGACGCGGCTGCGCAAGTTCGAGGAGGCGGGCCCTCCCGAGGAGCGACCGCCGGCACAGGACGTCTCGATGCGGTTGCGCGGGGCGCGCACGGGCAAGCGCGCCGTCGTCTGCGAGCGGCTCGAGCTCACCGGCCTCATGCGGCCGTTCGACCTCGAGGTCTGGTACGGCGAGAGGGTGGCCGTGCTCGGCTCGAACGGATCGGGCAAGTCGCACTTCCTGCGCGCGCTCGCCCGGGGCGGCACAGAGCCCGATCGGATGCTCGGCCACGTGACCAGCATCGGGCAGGGGCTCGCACCGGTACCGCATACCGGCCGCGCCGTGCTCGGCGCACGCGTGGTGCCCGGCTGGTTCGCCCAGACCCACCACCATCCCGAACTCGCCGGCCGCACGCTGCTCGACATCCTGCACCGCGGCGACGAGGGACGCACCGGTCTGCCGCGCGAGGCTGCGAGCTCGGCGCTCGACCGCTACGGGCTCGTGCGCTCGGCACAGCAGAACTTCGAGTCGCTCTCAGGAGGGCAGCAGGCGCGGATGCAGATCCTGCTGCTCGAACTCTCGGGCGCGACACTGCTGCTGCTCGACGAGCCGACGGACAACCTCGACCTGGTCTCGGCCGAGGCGCTCGAGGAGGGCCTCGCCGCCTTCGACGGCACGGTGCTCGCCGTGACCCACGACCGCTGGTTCGCCCGGGGCTTCGACCGCTACCTCGTCTTCGGCGCCGACGGCGAGGTGTACGAATCGGATCAGCCGGTCTGGGACGAGGCGCGGGTGGCACGGGCACGGTGA
- a CDS encoding ABC transporter substrate-binding protein: protein MSVFAKAKASRSARAVLSGAALVGVSALLLTACSSGGGEAASPSASETASAGDALPIKAGDRALDLKIGTILPQSGTLAFLGPPEEAGVALGATEVNDAASGLNLEVIYRDSGDTTTDTATVSVTDLLSQDVSAIVGAASSGVSFTVIDQITGAGVVQFSPANTSPDFTTYEDKGLYFRTAPSDLLQGEVLGTQIAEDGNSTLGLLVLNDPYGTGLAAATKEAFEAAGGEVVVEQQFNTGDSNFDAQLSAISAAKPDAVAVITFDEAKVVVPALVGSGYPGDKLYFVDGNLADYSADFAPGLIAGSKGTLPGPKLEDDFRERLLTADPALTDFSYGPESYDAAVLIALAAYAANSTDGTEIAKYLQQVSGGTGDGTKVTTFEEGAKLLAEGKQIDYDGASGPVTFDENGDPTEATIGVYEYGADNKYSRIN, encoded by the coding sequence ATGAGCGTATTCGCGAAGGCCAAGGCCTCGCGCTCTGCCCGGGCAGTATTGAGCGGAGCCGCCCTCGTCGGCGTCAGCGCTCTCCTACTGACCGCGTGCAGCAGTGGTGGCGGCGAGGCGGCCAGCCCGTCCGCTTCCGAGACGGCCTCGGCCGGCGACGCCCTGCCCATCAAGGCCGGTGACCGTGCCCTCGATCTGAAGATCGGTACGATCCTGCCGCAGTCCGGCACCCTCGCCTTCCTCGGCCCGCCCGAGGAAGCCGGCGTCGCGCTCGGTGCGACCGAGGTCAACGATGCAGCATCGGGGCTCAACCTCGAGGTCATCTACCGTGACTCGGGTGACACCACCACAGACACCGCCACCGTGTCGGTGACCGACCTCCTCTCGCAGGACGTCTCGGCCATCGTGGGTGCGGCATCCTCGGGTGTCTCCTTCACTGTCATCGACCAGATCACCGGCGCCGGTGTCGTGCAGTTCTCGCCGGCCAACACGTCGCCTGACTTCACCACCTACGAGGACAAGGGCCTGTACTTCCGCACGGCTCCCTCCGACCTGCTCCAGGGCGAGGTTCTCGGCACGCAGATCGCCGAGGACGGCAACTCCACCCTCGGTCTCCTCGTGCTGAACGACCCCTACGGCACCGGCCTGGCCGCTGCCACCAAGGAGGCCTTCGAGGCCGCCGGCGGCGAGGTCGTCGTCGAGCAGCAGTTCAACACCGGTGACTCCAACTTCGACGCCCAGCTCTCGGCGATCTCCGCCGCGAAGCCCGACGCCGTTGCCGTCATCACGTTCGACGAGGCCAAGGTCGTCGTGCCTGCTCTCGTCGGATCCGGTTACCCCGGTGACAAGCTGTACTTCGTCGATGGAAACCTCGCCGACTACAGCGCCGACTTCGCTCCCGGCCTCATCGCCGGATCGAAGGGTACGCTCCCCGGCCCCAAGCTCGAGGACGACTTCAGGGAGCGCCTGCTCACCGCAGACCCGGCCCTGACCGACTTCAGCTACGGACCCGAGTCGTACGACGCCGCCGTCCTCATCGCTCTGGCGGCCTACGCGGCCAACAGCACCGACGGCACTGAGATCGCCAAGTACCTCCAGCAGGTCTCGGGCGGTACCGGCGACGGCACCAAGGTCACCACCTTCGAAGAGGGCGCCAAGCTCCTCGCCGAGGGCAAGCAGATCGACTACGACGGAGCCTCCGGACCCGTCACGTTCGACGAGAACGGCGACCCGACCGAAGCCACCATCGGTGTCTACGAGTACGGAGCCGACAACAAGTACTCGCGCATCAACTAG
- a CDS encoding MalY/PatB family protein, with amino-acid sequence MTRIDAEPLHLLRERTSEKWRMHPADVLPLTVAEMDFPLAPPIAAALHAAVDRSDTGYVSSRLAVATAFAGFALERWGWEVDPQRITSTADVSLGIVEVLRQVTRPGDGVIITPPVYPPFFELAPEASARIVEVPLLGGIDDGWRLDLDAIDTAFAAGARAMVLCNPHNPVGLVHTADDLRVLADIALRHGATIVSDEIHNALLREGAAYSPFLSVSDAAREVGVAVTSASKAFNTAGLKCALVISASDRGDAVRSGFPIEVQWRTGLFGEIASIAAFSAGSIWLDGVRETLDSNAALLGELLAEKLPAVRYRIPDATYLAWLDLSALGWGDDPAAYALAHARVALANGPEFGAEEGRGHARLNFGTSPEILREAVDRLADLAARPPLPPLVE; translated from the coding sequence ATGACGAGGATCGACGCCGAACCCCTCCACCTGCTCCGCGAGCGCACCAGCGAGAAGTGGCGCATGCACCCCGCGGACGTCCTTCCGCTGACCGTCGCCGAGATGGACTTCCCGCTGGCGCCGCCCATCGCCGCGGCCCTGCACGCGGCCGTCGATCGCTCTGACACCGGCTACGTCTCCAGCCGCCTGGCCGTGGCTACGGCCTTCGCCGGATTCGCGCTGGAGCGCTGGGGCTGGGAGGTCGACCCGCAGAGGATCACCAGCACGGCCGATGTGAGCCTCGGCATCGTCGAGGTGCTGCGTCAGGTCACCCGACCCGGCGACGGCGTGATCATCACCCCGCCGGTCTACCCGCCGTTCTTCGAACTGGCCCCCGAGGCGTCGGCGCGCATCGTCGAGGTCCCGCTGCTGGGCGGGATCGACGACGGCTGGCGACTCGACCTCGATGCGATCGACACCGCGTTCGCGGCCGGCGCCCGCGCCATGGTGCTGTGCAACCCGCACAATCCCGTCGGCCTGGTCCACACGGCCGACGACCTGCGCGTCCTCGCCGACATCGCGCTGCGGCACGGGGCCACGATCGTGAGCGACGAGATCCACAACGCCCTGCTTCGGGAGGGTGCCGCGTACTCGCCGTTCCTGTCGGTGTCGGATGCCGCCCGCGAGGTGGGCGTCGCCGTCACCTCGGCGAGCAAGGCCTTCAACACCGCCGGCCTCAAGTGCGCTCTCGTCATCTCGGCGAGCGACCGGGGCGACGCCGTGCGCTCTGGGTTCCCCATCGAGGTGCAGTGGAGGACCGGGCTGTTCGGCGAGATCGCGAGCATCGCGGCGTTCTCAGCAGGCAGCATCTGGCTCGACGGAGTGCGCGAGACGCTCGACTCCAATGCGGCCCTGCTCGGCGAGCTGCTCGCGGAGAAGCTGCCGGCTGTGCGCTACAGGATTCCCGACGCGACCTACCTGGCCTGGCTCGACCTCTCGGCTCTGGGGTGGGGCGACGACCCGGCCGCATACGCACTCGCGCACGCCAGGGTGGCTCTGGCCAACGGCCCGGAGTTCGGCGCCGAGGAGGGCCGCGGACATGCCCGGCTCAACTTCGGCACCTCGCCCGAGATCCTCCGTGAGGCGGTCGACCGCTTGGCCGATCTGGCCGCACGCCCACCGCTACCTCCGCTGGTCGAGTAG
- a CDS encoding ABC transporter ATP-binding protein, with protein MSSDTTPTVTPVKTTGLHIGDAVPGVRKVDPIIIADGVRRTFGGLTAVDVEHVEIPRGAITALIGPNGAGKTTFFNLLTGFDKPDAGVWEFDGKPLQRVPAYRVARMGLIRTFQLTKSLGLLTVLDNMKLGAKGQTGENLFRSVLPFLWRKQEDEITTKADELLARFKLDAKREDYAASLSGGQRKLLEMARALMSDPTLVMLDEPMAGVNPALTQSLLDHILGLKDQGMTVLFVEHDMHMVRHIADWVIVMAEGKVVAEGDPHTVMANPAVIDAYLGSHHDSDLGETDTEHVEVLKELIDDEQ; from the coding sequence TTGTCAAGTGACACGACCCCAACAGTCACCCCGGTCAAGACGACCGGACTGCACATCGGCGATGCCGTGCCGGGAGTCCGCAAGGTCGACCCGATCATCATCGCCGACGGAGTGCGACGCACCTTCGGTGGTCTGACCGCCGTCGACGTCGAGCACGTCGAGATCCCCCGCGGCGCCATCACCGCCCTCATCGGCCCGAACGGCGCCGGCAAGACGACCTTCTTCAACCTGCTGACGGGCTTCGACAAGCCGGATGCCGGTGTGTGGGAGTTCGACGGCAAGCCGTTGCAGCGGGTGCCCGCCTACCGCGTGGCCCGCATGGGACTCATCCGCACCTTCCAGCTGACGAAGTCGCTCGGCCTCCTCACCGTGCTCGACAACATGAAGCTCGGCGCGAAGGGGCAGACCGGCGAGAACCTGTTCCGCTCGGTCCTGCCCTTCCTCTGGCGCAAGCAGGAGGACGAGATCACGACGAAGGCCGACGAACTGCTCGCCCGCTTCAAGCTCGACGCCAAGCGCGAGGACTACGCGGCCAGCCTCTCCGGCGGCCAGCGCAAGCTCCTCGAGATGGCTCGGGCCCTCATGAGCGATCCGACGCTGGTCATGCTCGACGAGCCGATGGCCGGCGTGAACCCGGCGCTCACGCAGTCGCTGCTCGACCACATCCTGGGCCTCAAGGACCAGGGCATGACGGTGCTCTTCGTCGAGCACGACATGCACATGGTGCGCCACATCGCCGACTGGGTCATCGTGATGGCCGAGGGCAAGGTCGTCGCCGAGGGCGATCCGCACACAGTCATGGCCAATCCCGCCGTCATCGACGCCTACCTGGGATCGCACCACGATTCCGACCTGGGCGAGACCGACACGGAGCACGTCGAAGTCCTGAAGGAGCTCATCGATGACGAACAGTAG
- a CDS encoding ABC transporter ATP-binding protein, producing MTNSSPAAPAAPAPVGELVVDVRSVTAGYLPGVNILNDCSLQARQGELIGIIGPNGAGKSTLLKSIFGLVKVREGGIFLQGEEITNLKANKLVAKGVGFVPQTNNVFPSLTIQENLEMGMYQKPKGLKERLEFVTEIFPELGRRLTQRAGSLSGGERQMVAMSRALMMGPHILLLDEPSAGLSPVRQDEAFLRVKEINKAGVTTIMVEQNARRCLQICDRGYVLDQGKDAYTGTGRELLNDPKVIGLYLGTLGE from the coding sequence ATGACGAACAGTAGTCCAGCAGCCCCGGCAGCCCCTGCCCCCGTCGGCGAACTCGTCGTCGACGTGCGCAGCGTCACCGCCGGCTACCTGCCCGGGGTGAACATCCTGAACGACTGCTCGCTGCAGGCACGCCAGGGCGAGCTCATCGGAATCATCGGCCCGAACGGCGCCGGAAAGTCGACCCTGCTGAAGTCGATCTTCGGCCTCGTGAAGGTGCGCGAGGGCGGCATCTTCCTGCAGGGCGAGGAGATCACCAACCTGAAGGCGAACAAGCTCGTCGCCAAGGGTGTCGGCTTCGTTCCCCAGACGAACAACGTGTTCCCGTCGCTCACCATCCAGGAGAACCTGGAGATGGGCATGTACCAGAAGCCCAAGGGTCTCAAGGAGCGTCTCGAATTCGTGACCGAGATCTTCCCCGAACTCGGACGCCGCCTCACGCAGCGCGCCGGTTCGCTGTCGGGTGGTGAACGCCAGATGGTGGCGATGTCGCGGGCGCTCATGATGGGACCGCACATCCTGCTGCTCGACGAGCCCAGCGCCGGGCTCTCCCCCGTGCGCCAGGACGAGGCGTTCCTTCGGGTCAAGGAGATCAACAAGGCCGGCGTGACGACCATCATGGTCGAGCAGAACGCCCGCCGCTGCCTGCAGATCTGCGACCGCGGCTACGTTCTCGACCAGGGCAAGGACGCGTACACGGGCACCGGCCGTGAGCTGCTGAACGACCCCAAGGTCATCGGGCTCTACCTCGGAACGCTGGGCGAGTAG